In Romboutsia lituseburensis, a genomic segment contains:
- a CDS encoding DUF1540 domain-containing protein, whose translation MSNGNLSCSATNCVHNNASMCYAGGISVTGASATSTSATNCASFQDRASSGMTNCGSEGCTCTKTSGISCQAYKCNYNENECCKAPSVKINAQNATCETFICNK comes from the coding sequence ATGTCAAATGGTAATTTAAGTTGTTCTGCAACTAATTGTGTTCATAATAATGCTAGTATGTGTTATGCTGGTGGAATAAGTGTTACTGGAGCTAGTGCTACATCTACATCTGCTACTAATTGTGCATCATTCCAAGATAGAGCTTCTTCTGGAATGACAAACTGCGGTAGCGAAGGATGTACTTGTACTAAAACAAGTGGTATATCTTGTCAAGCTTATAAATGTAATTATAATGAAAATGAATGTTGTAAAGCTCCTAGCGTTAAAATAAATGCACAAAACGCTACTTGTGAAACATTTATATGTAATAAATAA